A genomic window from Anthocerotibacter panamensis C109 includes:
- the secA gene encoding preprotein translocase subunit SecA: MFNLLGKIFGDPQERKVRQYQPKVADINALEEDMQKLSDSELRALTAEFQQRIANGASLDSILAEAFAVVREAARRVLGLKHYDVQLIGGMVLHSGQIAEMKTGEGKTLVSTLPAYLNALSGKGVHVVTVNDYLARRDSEWMGQVHRFLGLSVGLIQNNMDPGERRRNYACDITYATNSELGFDYLRDNMASSMEEVVQRPFNYAVIDEVDSILIDEARTPLIISGMVAKPAEKYNRATAVAAQLKKGEHYEVAEKERNVLLTDEGFEAAEQLLDVRDLFDPADPWAHFVFNAVKAKELFLKDVSYIVRSGEVVIVDEFTGRIMPGRRWSDGLHQAIESKEGVKIENETQTLATITYQNFFLLYPKLSGMTGTALTEEAEFGKIYNLEVTPIPTNRKVIRSDWPDQVYKSEKAKWVAVAKEIQELYGKGRPVLVGTTSVEKSEVLSGILREYAVPHNLLNAKPENVERESEIVAQAGRRATVTISTNMAGRGTDILLGGNAEYMARLALKAELVPPLQEEPETQAESPLALLQGAGRRRPQARGFATAKKPSPVTSSLFPCELSSTTLQTIQDAVDLAVQTYGPHSLPPLQIEDMLAIASERAPVEDPVVLKLRSAFKQIYDEFRAYTDREHDEVVALGGLHVIGTERHESRRIDNQLRGRAGRQGDPGSTRFFLSLEDNLLRIFGGDRVAGLMDAFRVEEDMPIESGMLTKALENAQRKVEVFYYDQRKQVFEYDEVLNIQRKAIYTQRRKVLEGEGLTELVQEYIDQTVGELVLSQINPDVPPEEWDLTGLIGLLQQLIPLLSDLTPAQLQDFSLSELQTELKTQARLAFESKSEFINTIQPDLMEQAERFFFLQNMDNLWREHLQQMEALREAIGLRGYGQKDPLVEYKNEGYQMFLEMLDQIRRNVVTALYNFQPTYNPPPTSMDVLEAEFGDFSIDEDDEDDDEDGGILV; encoded by the coding sequence ATGTTCAACCTCCTTGGGAAAATTTTCGGAGATCCGCAAGAGCGCAAAGTCAGGCAGTATCAGCCTAAGGTTGCTGACATCAATGCCCTGGAAGAGGATATGCAGAAGCTCTCCGACAGCGAACTGCGGGCGCTCACGGCAGAGTTTCAGCAGCGCATTGCCAATGGAGCCAGCCTCGACAGCATTTTGGCCGAAGCTTTCGCCGTCGTGCGCGAAGCCGCCCGTCGCGTCTTGGGCCTCAAACACTACGATGTACAGCTCATTGGGGGCATGGTCCTCCACAGCGGTCAGATTGCCGAGATGAAGACGGGTGAAGGTAAAACCCTGGTCTCCACCCTGCCTGCTTACCTCAACGCCCTCTCAGGCAAGGGGGTCCACGTCGTCACCGTCAACGATTACCTGGCCCGCCGCGACTCGGAGTGGATGGGGCAAGTCCACCGCTTCTTGGGCCTCAGTGTGGGTCTGATCCAGAACAATATGGACCCCGGCGAACGCCGCCGCAACTACGCTTGCGATATCACCTACGCCACAAACAGCGAACTGGGCTTTGACTATTTGCGCGACAATATGGCGTCCTCCATGGAAGAAGTCGTCCAACGGCCCTTCAATTACGCCGTCATCGATGAAGTGGACTCGATCCTCATCGACGAAGCGCGGACGCCTTTGATTATTTCCGGGATGGTCGCTAAGCCCGCCGAGAAATATAATCGGGCCACCGCTGTCGCGGCCCAACTCAAGAAAGGCGAACACTACGAAGTCGCGGAAAAAGAGCGTAACGTCCTGCTCACCGATGAAGGTTTTGAGGCTGCCGAACAGCTTCTAGATGTGCGCGACCTGTTTGACCCGGCGGACCCTTGGGCGCACTTTGTCTTTAATGCAGTCAAGGCCAAAGAACTCTTCCTCAAAGACGTCAGCTATATCGTGCGCAGCGGCGAAGTGGTCATCGTCGATGAATTCACCGGACGGATCATGCCGGGACGACGCTGGTCCGACGGGTTGCATCAGGCGATTGAGTCCAAAGAAGGGGTCAAAATCGAGAACGAAACCCAGACGCTGGCGACGATTACCTATCAAAATTTCTTCCTGCTCTACCCCAAACTCTCTGGGATGACCGGGACGGCGCTCACGGAAGAGGCGGAGTTTGGCAAGATCTACAACCTGGAAGTCACGCCGATCCCGACCAACCGTAAGGTGATCCGCTCGGACTGGCCCGATCAAGTCTATAAGAGCGAGAAAGCCAAGTGGGTCGCCGTCGCTAAAGAGATTCAAGAACTCTACGGTAAAGGCCGCCCGGTCCTAGTCGGTACGACTTCAGTAGAGAAGTCCGAGGTGCTTTCTGGCATCCTGCGCGAGTATGCTGTTCCCCACAATTTGCTCAACGCCAAGCCCGAGAATGTGGAACGTGAATCGGAGATCGTCGCTCAGGCAGGCCGTCGGGCGACCGTGACCATCTCCACCAACATGGCTGGACGCGGAACCGACATCCTGCTCGGGGGGAACGCCGAATATATGGCCCGCCTCGCGCTCAAGGCCGAACTCGTCCCTCCCCTCCAGGAGGAACCAGAGACGCAAGCCGAGAGCCCCCTCGCCCTCTTGCAAGGAGCCGGACGCAGGCGTCCCCAAGCCCGTGGCTTTGCAACTGCTAAGAAGCCCAGCCCGGTAACCAGCAGCCTCTTCCCCTGTGAACTCTCGTCCACCACCCTCCAGACGATCCAGGACGCGGTGGATCTGGCGGTGCAAACCTACGGCCCGCACAGTCTACCCCCGCTACAAATTGAGGACATGCTCGCGATTGCCTCAGAGCGAGCTCCGGTCGAAGACCCCGTGGTCCTGAAGTTGCGGTCAGCCTTTAAGCAGATCTACGACGAGTTCCGTGCCTATACTGACCGGGAGCACGATGAAGTCGTGGCTCTGGGCGGGCTCCATGTCATCGGCACCGAACGCCACGAGTCCCGACGCATCGACAACCAGTTGCGGGGTCGAGCAGGCCGTCAAGGGGACCCTGGTTCCACGCGCTTTTTTCTATCCCTAGAGGACAATCTGCTCAGGATCTTTGGCGGGGACCGCGTGGCTGGGTTGATGGATGCCTTCCGGGTGGAAGAGGATATGCCCATCGAATCCGGTATGTTGACCAAGGCGCTAGAGAATGCCCAGCGCAAAGTGGAAGTTTTCTACTACGACCAGCGCAAGCAGGTCTTCGAGTACGACGAAGTTTTAAATATTCAGCGCAAGGCCATCTACACCCAGCGCCGTAAAGTCTTGGAGGGCGAGGGTCTCACCGAACTGGTCCAAGAATACATTGACCAGACTGTTGGTGAGCTGGTCCTCTCGCAGATCAACCCCGATGTTCCGCCTGAAGAATGGGACCTGACCGGGCTGATCGGCCTCTTGCAGCAATTGATCCCACTCCTGTCGGACCTCACCCCGGCACAGTTGCAAGACTTCTCGCTGTCTGAGTTGCAGACTGAACTCAAGACCCAGGCACGCCTTGCCTTCGAGAGTAAGAGCGAATTTATCAACACCATCCAACCGGACTTGATGGAGCAGGCAGAGCGCTTTTTCTTCCTCCAAAACATGGATAACCTCTGGCGGGAACACCTCCAACAAATGGAAGCCCTACGTGAGGCCATCGGGCTTCGGGGCTACGGTCAAAAAGACCCCCTCGTCGAGTATAAGAATGAGGGCTATCAAATGTTCCTGGAGATGCTCGACCAGATTCGCCGCAACGTGGTCACCGCCCTCTACAATTTCCAACCGACCTACAACCCGCCACCCACCAGTATGGATGTGCTGGAAGCGGAGTTTGGAGACTTCAGTATTGATGAGGACGACGAGGACGACGATGAAGATGGGGGCATCCTGGTCTAG
- the rpoD gene encoding RNA polymerase sigma factor RpoD, with the protein MTKVETVLEVIKADVVYDAEAADLDFLPADDPGEVSEGDASSLVRPQRKRVRAQRAHYTEDSIRVYLQEIGRIRLLRADEEIELARQIADLLALERLREGLQLRLNHVPTDYEWAIAAGDKLQRFEIRLAKGRRAKDKMVHSNLRLVVSIAKKYMNRGLSFQDLIQEGSLGLIRAAEKFDHEKGYKFSTYATWWIRQAITRAIADQSRTIRLPVHLYETISRIKKTTKLLSQELGRKPTEEEIADRMEMTIEKLRFIAKSAQLPISLETPIGKEEDSRLGDFIEAEGEMPEDRVAKNLLREDLESVLNTLNPRERDVLRLRYGLDDGRMKTLEEIGQIFNVTRERIRQIEAKALRKLRHPNRNSVLKEYIR; encoded by the coding sequence ATGACGAAGGTGGAGACTGTGCTCGAAGTCATTAAAGCTGATGTTGTGTACGATGCGGAAGCTGCCGACCTGGATTTCTTACCCGCCGATGACCCTGGCGAAGTGAGCGAAGGAGATGCCAGCAGTCTTGTACGTCCCCAACGCAAACGGGTGCGTGCCCAGCGTGCGCACTACACCGAGGACTCAATCCGGGTCTACCTCCAGGAAATTGGCCGTATCCGCCTCCTGCGGGCGGATGAAGAAATTGAACTCGCCCGCCAAATTGCCGACCTCTTGGCTTTGGAGCGCCTGCGCGAAGGACTCCAACTCCGGCTCAACCACGTCCCCACCGACTATGAATGGGCCATTGCCGCTGGGGACAAACTCCAACGCTTTGAGATCCGTCTAGCCAAAGGCCGCCGCGCCAAGGACAAGATGGTCCACTCCAACCTGCGTCTGGTAGTCTCTATCGCCAAGAAGTATATGAACCGAGGGCTTTCCTTCCAGGACTTGATCCAGGAGGGCTCCTTAGGGCTCATTCGCGCCGCCGAGAAATTTGACCACGAAAAGGGTTACAAATTCTCAACCTATGCAACGTGGTGGATCCGTCAGGCCATCACCCGCGCCATTGCCGACCAATCGCGGACGATCCGCCTGCCGGTGCATCTCTACGAAACGATCTCCCGGATTAAGAAGACAACCAAACTCCTCTCCCAAGAGCTAGGCCGTAAACCGACCGAAGAAGAGATCGCGGACCGTATGGAGATGACGATTGAGAAACTGCGTTTCATCGCCAAGTCGGCTCAGTTGCCCATCAGCCTAGAGACACCCATCGGGAAAGAAGAAGATTCTCGGCTGGGCGACTTTATCGAAGCCGAGGGCGAGATGCCCGAAGACCGGGTCGCCAAGAACCTGTTGCGCGAAGACCTCGAATCTGTGCTCAACACGCTCAACCCCCGCGAACGGGATGTGTTGCGCCTGCGCTATGGTCTGGACGATGGCCGGATGAAGACCCTGGAAGAGATCGGCCAAATTTTTAACGTCACCCGTGAGCGCATCCGCCAGATCGAGGCTAAGGCCCTGCGCAAACTGCGCCACCCCAACCGCAACTCGGTCCTCAAAGAGTACATTCGCTAA
- a CDS encoding Hfq-related RNA-binding protein, translating to MSLDTTIPSTRAFQRLIAEAQAVQIKLVTGDVFAGKILWQDPECICLHAETGEKVFLWRSAVAFIRPHDS from the coding sequence GTGTCCCTAGATACGACGATCCCCAGTACCCGAGCGTTCCAACGGTTGATTGCCGAGGCGCAAGCAGTGCAGATAAAACTAGTCACAGGGGATGTTTTTGCAGGCAAAATTCTCTGGCAAGACCCGGAATGCATCTGTCTCCATGCTGAGACTGGGGAGAAAGTCTTCCTGTGGCGTAGCGCGGTCGCCTTTATCCGACCGCACGACTCCTGA
- a CDS encoding SIMPL domain-containing protein: MSRRWPALVLLAGLLLPAVWADGERSRTLTVTGQGEVAVPVTEALLSLGVREEGATAQAAQGQLTQKVNRLVKTLTQAKVQDLQTTRVDLSPSYDKEGRTVVGFIASNQVRFKVPVAQAGTLLDQSVATGANAVDQVSFDISDQAREAARAEALKQAVADARRQAQVVLSTLDLTLKEIRSIQINSAIDRPPVPQYRAFGKEALANTPIDLQGGKTMVQAQVTLEVGY, translated from the coding sequence ATGTCGCGCCGTTGGCCTGCGCTGGTACTCTTGGCTGGTCTGCTGCTTCCCGCAGTCTGGGCTGATGGGGAACGCAGCCGTACCTTGACCGTCACCGGCCAGGGTGAAGTAGCGGTCCCGGTCACCGAAGCACTCCTCAGCCTCGGGGTCCGTGAAGAAGGTGCTACCGCCCAGGCGGCGCAGGGACAGTTGACCCAAAAAGTTAACCGGCTCGTCAAAACGCTTACCCAGGCTAAGGTTCAAGACCTCCAGACCACTCGGGTCGATCTGTCTCCCTCCTACGACAAGGAAGGCCGTACCGTCGTAGGTTTTATCGCAAGCAATCAAGTCCGGTTCAAGGTGCCCGTGGCGCAAGCGGGGACTTTGCTGGATCAGAGTGTGGCGACAGGAGCCAACGCCGTGGATCAGGTTTCCTTCGATATCTCGGATCAAGCTCGGGAGGCAGCCCGCGCAGAAGCCTTAAAGCAGGCGGTAGCCGATGCTCGCCGTCAGGCTCAAGTCGTCCTTTCCACGCTAGACTTGACGCTCAAGGAAATTCGCTCTATCCAAATTAATAGTGCCATTGACCGCCCTCCGGTCCCCCAATACCGGGCTTTTGGCAAGGAAGCGCTCGCCAATACCCCCATCGATCTTCAGGGCGGCAAAACAATGGTGCAGGCACAGGTGACCCTAGAAGTAGGCTACTGA
- a CDS encoding class I SAM-dependent methyltransferase, with translation MDQQFKHGMLPKTTHDEEARQNFIMSLEAYIGHQIAPGLRQVYEQQIRPSFEQEYQRPPKDRYEVRAWMQSNRYYRWWSALRRTTQEAMWETVKGSVKRQLTALAAQAKKVDQRLGSLTLRPNFVVPAYQTAVDIHCMPGGYHSDLAVDDVTAGAIYDRGVYLYFQGQMGPLNDGLGKALIDNYLKPTYPTWKPRRILDLGCSVGHSTLPYVDAYPEAEVYAIDIGAAMLRYAHARAETLGKRVHFSQQNAERTNFEEGYFDLIVSHIFLHELPLFAIRKVMQECKRLLTPGGCMVHLEAHLFRHMDPFRAFLYDWETANNNEPFWSAMRDLDLKEIAAAAGFPSEQIMETFIPAELQSAHPSLQSRGQGFEARHTWFVLAAHS, from the coding sequence ATGGACCAGCAGTTTAAACATGGGATGCTACCCAAGACAACCCATGATGAAGAGGCACGCCAAAACTTTATCATGAGTCTAGAAGCCTATATTGGGCATCAAATTGCTCCCGGTTTGAGACAGGTTTATGAGCAACAGATCCGACCTAGCTTCGAGCAGGAATATCAACGGCCCCCTAAAGACCGCTATGAAGTCCGAGCCTGGATGCAAAGCAATCGTTATTATCGCTGGTGGAGTGCTCTGCGCCGAACTACACAAGAAGCCATGTGGGAAACCGTTAAGGGGAGTGTAAAGCGTCAATTGACAGCGCTAGCAGCACAAGCAAAAAAAGTAGATCAAAGGCTAGGTTCTTTGACGCTTCGTCCTAATTTTGTGGTCCCTGCCTATCAGACTGCGGTAGATATCCACTGTATGCCCGGTGGATATCACAGTGATCTTGCGGTAGATGATGTAACAGCGGGGGCGATTTATGACCGGGGGGTTTACCTCTATTTTCAGGGACAGATGGGTCCCCTCAATGATGGATTAGGAAAGGCCCTGATTGACAACTACCTAAAGCCGACCTATCCTACCTGGAAACCCAGACGTATTTTAGATCTTGGCTGCTCGGTGGGACACAGTACCCTACCTTATGTGGATGCCTATCCAGAGGCAGAAGTCTATGCTATTGATATTGGGGCAGCTATGTTGCGCTATGCGCATGCCCGAGCGGAAACCCTGGGCAAGCGCGTTCATTTTTCCCAGCAGAATGCCGAGCGGACTAATTTTGAAGAGGGCTATTTTGACCTGATTGTTTCTCATATTTTCCTCCATGAGCTGCCTCTTTTTGCTATTCGGAAGGTCATGCAGGAGTGTAAGCGACTTTTGACTCCCGGTGGCTGCATGGTACATCTGGAGGCGCATCTTTTTCGGCATATGGACCCCTTCCGTGCCTTCTTGTACGACTGGGAGACTGCTAATAATAATGAACCCTTTTGGAGCGCGATGCGGGACTTGGATCTAAAAGAGATTGCTGCTGCTGCTGGATTCCCAAGCGAGCAGATTATGGAGACTTTTATTCCTGCTGAACTTCAGTCTGCTCACCCATCCTTGCAGTCTCGTGGGCAAGGCTTTGAGGCACGCCATACTTGGTTTGTCCTGGCTGCTCATTCGTAA
- a CDS encoding translation initiation factor (involved in start site selection during the initiation of translation) has protein sequence MPSLIYQEFGPRCPDCGQADCVCVRTIALPPTEQTIRLTVERKGRGGKTVTILTGFVHTASQLQRLAQQLKAHCGAGGTAQEQTIEVQGEHRERLALFLNKLGYRVKRG, from the coding sequence GTGCCTAGCTTGATCTATCAGGAATTTGGCCCCCGCTGCCCGGACTGTGGGCAGGCAGACTGCGTTTGCGTACGGACTATAGCCCTCCCGCCGACAGAGCAGACCATTCGGCTCACCGTAGAGCGCAAAGGTCGGGGCGGCAAGACGGTGACCATCCTCACCGGGTTTGTCCATACCGCCTCGCAACTCCAACGGCTGGCCCAACAGCTCAAAGCCCACTGTGGAGCCGGGGGAACGGCTCAGGAGCAGACGATTGAAGTGCAGGGGGAGCATCGGGAGCGCCTCGCCCTGTTCTTAAATAAGCTGGGGTATCGCGTCAAAAGGGGGTAG
- a CDS encoding DUF3179 domain-containing protein: MKTTRTVRSVLVALVLVSGSPLHLRAAPVAVASRAALSEKQAIALMYQLSDGGEAETQAAIKEILSARDSRFVAVFIELMRANQIGILSRRGFKAQMAALQTLSGKNFPTDFSGYFAWIEWYGTTKLVPPPGFTTWKGKLLTRLDPALGEFLQDKFPVRLRVEEIQWGGVLVDGIPALDNARMIPAAKATYLNPGEPVFGLAINGDARAYPLRILDWHEMANDVVGGVPVSLAYCTLCGAGIAYDGRLGGTTYTFGSSGFLFRSNKLMYDRQTRTLWNQFTGEPVLGNLAAKPIKLSLLPIVLTAWKDWQTQHPDTRVLDLNTGFNRSYELGAAYGSYFASQDLMFPVWQRSQRLPGKERIYGLNFDEVQKAYPVKTLTARKVVNDTVGKTPVVLVAPRDVVTVRGKSLRDGPVSYASGGEVRAYRRDGMVFRAGPDAGTVLDPKGQPWHVTEEALLGPNGKRAPRLNGFQAYWFGWYAFFPKTQVYQP, from the coding sequence ATGAAAACGACCAGAACCGTGCGTTCTGTCCTGGTAGCCCTTGTCCTGGTGTCTGGGTCGCCGCTGCACCTGCGGGCGGCACCGGTGGCGGTAGCGTCGCGTGCCGCTTTGTCAGAAAAACAGGCCATCGCCTTGATGTACCAGCTCTCCGATGGCGGGGAAGCTGAGACGCAGGCAGCCATCAAGGAAATTCTGTCCGCACGGGATAGCCGTTTTGTTGCCGTTTTTATCGAGTTGATGCGTGCCAACCAAATCGGTATTCTCAGCCGCAGGGGATTTAAGGCTCAGATGGCTGCGCTACAGACGCTGTCCGGGAAAAACTTCCCGACCGATTTCAGTGGCTACTTTGCTTGGATCGAGTGGTACGGCACGACAAAACTTGTACCTCCCCCTGGCTTCACCACCTGGAAAGGGAAGTTGCTCACACGTCTCGACCCAGCCCTCGGCGAATTTTTGCAAGACAAGTTCCCTGTACGCCTGCGCGTCGAAGAGATCCAGTGGGGTGGGGTGTTGGTAGATGGGATTCCCGCGCTGGATAATGCTCGGATGATCCCCGCTGCCAAAGCCACCTACCTCAACCCCGGCGAGCCGGTCTTTGGCCTCGCTATCAATGGCGACGCCCGCGCCTACCCGCTGCGCATCCTGGACTGGCATGAGATGGCGAACGATGTCGTCGGCGGGGTGCCGGTTTCGCTCGCCTACTGCACCCTCTGTGGGGCCGGGATCGCCTACGACGGGCGGCTTGGGGGCACGACCTATACCTTCGGCTCCTCCGGCTTTCTCTTTCGCAGCAACAAGCTCATGTACGACCGCCAGACGCGCACGCTCTGGAACCAATTTACCGGCGAACCAGTCCTCGGCAACCTTGCCGCCAAACCAATCAAGCTAAGTTTGCTGCCCATCGTGCTCACCGCTTGGAAAGATTGGCAGACCCAGCATCCTGATACGCGCGTCCTCGACCTGAACACAGGGTTTAACCGCAGCTACGAATTGGGTGCTGCCTACGGCTCCTACTTCGCCTCGCAGGACTTGATGTTTCCCGTCTGGCAGCGCAGTCAGCGGCTACCGGGCAAAGAGCGCATCTACGGGCTCAACTTCGACGAGGTGCAAAAGGCTTATCCCGTCAAGACCCTGACCGCCCGCAAGGTAGTCAACGATACCGTGGGTAAAACACCCGTGGTCTTGGTGGCTCCGCGTGATGTGGTGACGGTGCGTGGCAAAAGCCTGCGCGATGGCCCGGTCTCCTACGCTTCTGGGGGTGAAGTCCGTGCCTATCGCCGAGACGGGATGGTCTTTCGCGCGGGACCGGACGCCGGGACTGTCCTTGACCCTAAAGGACAGCCCTGGCATGTCACCGAAGAAGCCCTCTTGGGACCAAACGGCAAGCGTGCCCCGCGCCTCAATGGCTTCCAGGCTTATTGGTTCGGGTGGTATGCCTTCTTCCCCAAAACCCAAGTCTACCAACCTTGA